Proteins co-encoded in one Pseudorhizobium banfieldiae genomic window:
- a CDS encoding TetR/AcrR family transcriptional regulator gives MLAVQEAFVDPLPEKRVKNRAQTEAAIFHAARDLLAEEGFQGFGINAIARRAGCDKQLIYRYYGGLDGLLDAIGADLGDWVKERIPEDTGGMFVLTYGDLMERLSLLYMDALRSDPLICKIIAWEVSKDTPQVRRLAEARSRALAKWLDRMRGSLSAPKGMDAPTANGILFAAIQHLVISSVVTGEFAGLPLRSDKDWDKVVASIRRLVRGIYG, from the coding sequence ATGCTTGCAGTACAGGAAGCTTTCGTTGATCCCCTGCCGGAGAAGCGCGTCAAGAATCGTGCGCAGACCGAAGCAGCGATCTTCCACGCTGCGCGTGACCTCTTGGCGGAGGAGGGGTTCCAGGGGTTCGGCATCAATGCGATCGCGCGGCGTGCCGGCTGTGACAAGCAGTTGATCTACCGCTACTACGGCGGACTGGACGGTCTTCTCGATGCCATCGGTGCCGATCTGGGCGACTGGGTCAAGGAACGGATTCCCGAAGACACGGGTGGAATGTTCGTTCTGACCTATGGGGATCTGATGGAGCGGCTGTCGCTTCTCTACATGGACGCCCTGCGCAGCGATCCGCTCATATGCAAGATCATCGCCTGGGAGGTTTCGAAGGATACGCCGCAGGTCCGCCGCCTTGCCGAGGCGCGCTCCCGGGCGCTGGCGAAATGGCTCGACCGGATGCGGGGCAGCCTTTCGGCCCCGAAGGGCATGGATGCGCCAACGGCCAACGGCATTCTGTTTGCAGCCATCCAGCATCTGGTGATCTCGTCGGTGGTAACGGGTGAATTTGCGGGCTTGCCGCTCCGAAGCGACAAGGACTGGGACAAAGTCGTAGCGTCCATCCGTCGTCTGGTGCGCGGCATCTACGGCTGA
- the gatC gene encoding Asp-tRNA(Asn)/Glu-tRNA(Gln) amidotransferase subunit GatC, translating to MSVDLATVKRVARLARIAVSDDEAERMVGEVNGILGFVEQLGEVDVTGVEPMTSVMPMVMRKRTDDVTDGSKADDIVANAPATDRNFFLVPKVVE from the coding sequence ATGTCCGTCGATCTCGCCACCGTCAAGCGCGTCGCGCGTCTTGCCCGCATCGCCGTCAGCGATGACGAGGCGGAGCGCATGGTTGGCGAAGTGAACGGCATCCTCGGCTTTGTTGAACAGCTTGGCGAAGTCGACGTCACGGGTGTCGAGCCGATGACGTCGGTGATGCCGATGGTCATGCGCAAGCGCACCGACGACGTCACCGATGGCAGCAAGGCCGATGATATCGTCGCGAACGCACCAGCCACCGATCGCAATTTCTTCCTCGTCCCGAAGGTCGTCGAGTAG
- a CDS encoding Bug family tripartite tricarboxylate transporter substrate binding protein: MIKALLPAMLLATAAPAVGWAQENYPERDITLVLPFGPGGIADITSRVVAESLGKKLGKQIIIMNQPGAAGSVAARAALNAPADGYTLALLSNGTAISVPLFENLQFDPMKDFVPVSSLAYFDFVFVAKKGGKFSTLADVLAAAKAEPGMLNVGTINVGSSQNLAAELFKSTAGIDFTIVPYKATPDLLVALLGDELDVIIDSQTALKAALEQGQAVALASSGPERSKLLPDLATAQEQGVEGFDVTSWNAIFAPTGTPPEVVEKLNAALVEVLADPAVQKRFAELGVEARSSTPQEIGDRLAADIEKWGAVIEKAGIPKQ; the protein is encoded by the coding sequence ATGATCAAGGCATTGCTGCCGGCCATGCTGCTGGCGACGGCAGCTCCTGCTGTCGGCTGGGCACAGGAAAATTACCCGGAGCGCGACATCACGCTCGTCCTTCCCTTCGGTCCCGGCGGCATTGCCGACATCACGTCGCGCGTGGTTGCCGAATCGCTCGGCAAGAAGCTCGGCAAGCAGATCATCATCATGAACCAGCCGGGCGCGGCAGGTTCGGTCGCGGCAAGGGCAGCGTTGAACGCTCCGGCAGATGGCTACACCCTTGCACTTCTCTCCAACGGCACGGCGATCAGCGTGCCGCTCTTCGAGAACCTGCAATTCGACCCGATGAAGGATTTTGTCCCGGTCTCCAGCCTTGCCTATTTCGACTTCGTCTTCGTGGCGAAGAAGGGAGGAAAGTTCTCGACGCTGGCCGATGTCCTTGCGGCAGCCAAGGCAGAGCCCGGTATGCTCAACGTGGGCACGATCAACGTCGGCAGCAGCCAGAACCTGGCGGCGGAACTCTTCAAGTCCACGGCCGGGATCGACTTCACCATCGTGCCCTACAAGGCGACGCCGGATCTCCTCGTCGCACTTCTCGGCGACGAGCTGGACGTCATCATCGACAGCCAGACGGCGCTGAAGGCGGCGCTGGAACAGGGACAGGCGGTTGCCCTGGCCTCCTCCGGTCCTGAGCGTTCGAAACTCCTGCCCGATCTAGCAACCGCGCAGGAACAGGGCGTCGAAGGCTTTGACGTCACCTCGTGGAACGCGATCTTTGCGCCAACAGGCACGCCTCCGGAAGTGGTGGAGAAGCTGAATGCGGCGCTTGTCGAGGTGCTGGCCGATCCGGCGGTCCAGAAGCGCTTTGCCGAGCTTGGCGTAGAAGCGCGTTCGAGCACGCCTCAGGAAATCGGCGACCGGCTCGCAGCCGACATCGAGAAGTGGGGCGCCGTCATCGAGAAGGCCGGCATCCCGAAGCAGTGA
- the ruvX gene encoding Holliday junction resolvase RuvX: protein MTVLTIEELAETLQNSQAIAGLDLGTKTIGIAMSDLGRRFASPRPVLRRTKFTKDAELLLAFAEKEKVGAFIIGLPMNMDGSAGPRVQATRAFVRSMGDKTALPFVFWDERLSTVAAERALLEMDVSRAKRAERIDSAAASFILQGALDRLSSLGRESEADRS from the coding sequence ATGACGGTGCTGACGATCGAGGAACTGGCTGAAACGCTTCAGAATAGCCAGGCGATCGCGGGCCTCGACCTGGGCACGAAAACCATCGGTATCGCCATGTCCGACCTCGGTCGCCGTTTTGCCTCGCCGAGGCCCGTCCTGAGGCGCACCAAGTTTACGAAGGACGCGGAACTGCTGCTGGCCTTTGCGGAGAAGGAAAAGGTCGGGGCCTTCATCATCGGCCTGCCCATGAACATGGATGGGTCTGCGGGGCCGCGGGTCCAGGCAACGCGGGCGTTCGTCCGTTCGATGGGAGACAAGACTGCCCTACCCTTCGTCTTCTGGGACGAGCGCTTGTCGACGGTGGCAGCGGAGCGTGCCCTGCTGGAAATGGATGTCTCGCGGGCGAAACGCGCCGAACGAATCGATTCGGCGGCCGCGAGCTTCATCCTTCAGGGAGCCCTGGACAGGCTTTCCTCGCTTGGAAGAGAATCTGAGGCCGATCGCTCCTGA
- a CDS encoding GNAT family N-acetyltransferase — MSTIRNAREDEVEVLAEVGFRAWQKAMASIGGIADMRSSAREAFRNFTRSSWLTITVLDSGGSVAGWAAREKLDELITDFWIDPQFQHQGLGSALLSAIEADIVRQGFDSARVETHALNEEAVSFFANRGYRINWLSAAYSPKLDREVQSVGLSKLLVEEPADNYGPGV, encoded by the coding sequence ATGAGCACCATCCGCAATGCCCGCGAAGACGAGGTAGAGGTACTGGCGGAAGTAGGGTTTCGCGCATGGCAAAAGGCCATGGCCTCCATTGGCGGTATCGCTGACATGCGCAGCAGCGCCCGTGAAGCCTTCCGAAATTTCACGCGATCAAGCTGGTTGACGATAACTGTCCTCGATTCGGGCGGCAGCGTGGCTGGCTGGGCGGCACGCGAAAAGCTCGACGAACTGATCACGGACTTCTGGATCGATCCGCAGTTCCAGCATCAGGGCCTTGGGAGTGCGCTGCTTTCGGCAATCGAGGCTGACATCGTCCGCCAAGGATTCGACAGCGCCCGGGTCGAGACCCATGCGCTCAATGAGGAGGCCGTCTCGTTCTTCGCCAATCGTGGCTACCGGATAAACTGGCTTTCCGCTGCCTATTCACCGAAGCTCGACCGCGAGGTGCAATCGGTTGGTCTGAGCAAGTTGCTCGTCGAGGAGCCGGCAGATAACTACGGCCCCGGCGTTTAG
- a CDS encoding AEC family transporter gives MLIIFESILPIFLLVLLGVALKRSPLINGTFWEGLEQCGYYVLFPALLFHTLATADFSSMEISAIAVTAAAAVVAMCGLVLALWPVLRRIGVPASAFSSVFQTATRWNAFIALAIAQKIAGDYGLTVVALVMAAIILPINFINVGVLLRFSGAQMGYGTFALRIITNPMIISCLLGVLVNQLGIPIYAPLMTTIDLVARAALSLGLIAVGAGLRVSDALKPHPLVLFSTALKLAFFPVVMVGAALMAGVTGPTLTLLGLSAGVPTAMNGYILAKKMGGDAELYAATATVQTVFSFLTIPLVLMAAGQFAAG, from the coding sequence ATGCTGATCATCTTCGAGAGTATCCTGCCGATCTTCCTCCTGGTCCTGCTCGGCGTTGCGCTGAAGCGCAGCCCGCTCATCAACGGGACCTTCTGGGAGGGGCTTGAACAGTGTGGCTACTATGTCCTGTTCCCGGCCCTGCTGTTCCACACGCTGGCGACAGCCGATTTTTCGAGCATGGAGATCAGCGCCATTGCGGTTACTGCTGCCGCGGCCGTGGTGGCGATGTGCGGGCTAGTGCTGGCGCTCTGGCCGGTCTTGAGGCGGATCGGCGTCCCCGCCTCTGCATTCAGCTCCGTCTTCCAGACTGCCACCAGATGGAACGCCTTCATAGCGCTGGCTATCGCGCAGAAGATCGCGGGAGACTATGGGCTGACCGTCGTAGCATTGGTGATGGCGGCCATCATTCTGCCGATCAACTTCATCAATGTCGGCGTGCTGTTGAGGTTCTCCGGTGCCCAGATGGGCTATGGCACATTTGCCTTGCGTATCATCACCAACCCGATGATCATCAGTTGCCTGCTCGGCGTCCTCGTCAACCAACTCGGCATTCCGATCTACGCGCCTTTGATGACCACTATAGACCTCGTGGCGCGTGCAGCGCTGAGCCTGGGGCTTATCGCCGTGGGAGCTGGCCTGCGTGTCTCGGATGCGCTGAAACCGCACCCGCTGGTGCTGTTCTCGACGGCGCTGAAACTCGCCTTCTTTCCCGTCGTGATGGTCGGAGCCGCGCTGATGGCCGGGGTTACCGGGCCTACGCTCACGCTGCTCGGTTTGAGCGCCGGCGTGCCGACGGCCATGAACGGCTATATCCTGGCCAAGAAGATGGGGGGCGATGCCGAGCTTTACGCGGCGACGGCGACGGTACAGACCGTCTTCTCCTTCCTCACCATTCCGCTTGTGCTGATGGCGGCCGGTCAGTTCGCTGCCGGATAG
- a CDS encoding DUF6105 family protein: MKWFLILWGGPILLLGSWYGLSYYDLSFGFFMLTRETHDLVFQVYSSVLGIPAEDLPPLVARAIIVDSLIVFAIIAFRRRRKIAAWWRARQERSASDSLPSEESLSRAP, encoded by the coding sequence ATGAAGTGGTTCCTGATTCTATGGGGCGGACCAATCCTGCTGCTCGGCAGCTGGTACGGACTATCCTACTACGACCTCAGCTTCGGCTTCTTCATGCTGACGCGCGAGACCCATGATCTCGTCTTCCAAGTCTATAGCTCCGTTCTGGGTATACCGGCCGAAGATCTTCCGCCGCTGGTGGCGCGTGCGATCATCGTCGACAGCCTCATCGTCTTCGCGATCATCGCCTTCCGGCGCCGCAGGAAGATTGCTGCCTGGTGGCGCGCACGTCAGGAGCGATCGGCCTCAGATTCTCTTCCAAGCGAGGAAAGCCTGTCCAGGGCTCCCTGA
- a CDS encoding mechanosensitive ion channel family protein yields the protein MDYRSLLAQIESGLDQFFWERWGFYQIGLIATAFLISTLLARRLEPTIEARARTIRGNPDLLRLVIALMRRTRWLLFIAWLSLFATLVRQSGGPLHAWLISKALVLATAWLIVSVLTRIIRNRSMARLVAIAVWTYLALHLLELDDPVAQQLNAVAVNLGTIRLSLLSVLKGLVVTAALIWGAIFLGNIASNRVERFDAVSPAFRVLISKLIKIGLILLAGALALSATGIDLTALTVFSGAIGVGLGFGLQKVVSNFISGIIILLDKSIKPGDTISLGDTFGWVRDLRARFVSVITRDGKEYLIPNEDFITEQVVNWSFSNQYVRVDVDFGVAYSADPHDVVRIAIETAKATPRVTDYRAPVCWLTAFGASSLDFKLRFWIADPSNGITNVKGQVLMSLWDAFKEARIDIPFPHREIIMKTPVEVALRQEAAGEGGSDCHL from the coding sequence GTGGATTATCGTAGTCTGCTCGCGCAGATCGAAAGCGGGTTGGACCAGTTCTTCTGGGAGAGGTGGGGATTCTACCAGATCGGCTTGATCGCTACGGCCTTCCTGATTTCGACCCTTCTCGCCCGCCGACTCGAGCCGACGATCGAGGCCAGGGCCCGCACCATACGCGGCAATCCCGATCTGCTACGGCTGGTCATCGCGCTGATGCGCAGAACCAGATGGCTGCTCTTTATCGCCTGGTTGTCCCTGTTCGCCACACTGGTACGGCAAAGCGGCGGCCCGCTACATGCCTGGCTGATCTCGAAGGCTCTCGTTCTTGCCACGGCGTGGCTGATCGTGTCCGTCCTGACCCGCATCATCCGCAACCGCTCCATGGCACGGCTGGTAGCCATTGCTGTCTGGACCTACCTAGCCCTTCATCTTCTGGAACTTGACGATCCGGTGGCGCAACAGCTCAATGCCGTTGCGGTGAACCTCGGAACGATCCGGCTCTCGCTCCTTTCGGTTCTGAAGGGGCTGGTCGTGACGGCGGCCTTGATCTGGGGCGCGATATTCCTGGGCAACATCGCATCCAATCGTGTGGAACGCTTTGATGCCGTTTCTCCAGCCTTTCGGGTACTGATCAGCAAGCTGATCAAGATCGGCCTTATTCTCCTCGCCGGTGCCTTGGCACTTTCGGCCACCGGAATCGACCTGACGGCACTGACCGTGTTTTCCGGCGCGATCGGCGTAGGATTGGGCTTCGGTCTGCAGAAGGTGGTATCGAACTTCATATCGGGGATCATCATCCTCCTCGATAAGTCCATCAAGCCTGGAGACACCATATCCTTGGGTGACACGTTCGGCTGGGTTCGGGATCTGCGAGCTCGATTCGTGTCCGTGATCACCCGCGACGGGAAGGAATACCTGATCCCCAACGAGGACTTTATCACGGAGCAGGTCGTCAACTGGTCCTTTTCCAACCAGTATGTGCGGGTGGATGTGGATTTCGGCGTTGCCTATTCCGCGGACCCCCATGATGTCGTACGCATCGCCATCGAGACCGCCAAAGCCACGCCGCGTGTAACGGATTACCGCGCGCCAGTCTGCTGGCTCACCGCCTTCGGAGCCTCGTCTCTGGACTTCAAGCTGCGCTTCTGGATCGCGGACCCATCAAACGGCATCACCAACGTGAAGGGTCAGGTCCTGATGTCGCTTTGGGACGCCTTCAAGGAGGCGCGGATCGACATCCCCTTCCCGCACAGGGAGATCATCATGAAGACGCCAGTGGAGGTGGCACTCCGGCAGGAAGCAGCTGGAGAAGGCGGCTCCGACTGCCACTTATAG
- the gatA gene encoding Asp-tRNA(Asn)/Glu-tRNA(Gln) amidotransferase subunit GatA, with protein MTELTSLTIAEARDKLKAKDIKAVELTQAYVDAIRAANEAINAYVAVTPEKALQMAKASDERLAGGKAGALEGIPLGIKDLFGTRDVHTQACSHILDGFQPKYESTVTQNLWNDGAVMLGKLNMDEFAMGSSNETSYYGPVINPWRAEGSNQQLVPGGSSGGSAAAVAAHLCAGATATDTGGSIRQPAAFTGTVGIKPTYGRCSRWGVVAFASSLDQAGPIARDVRDAAILLKSMASVDAKDTTSVDLPVPDYESSLGQSVKGMRIGIPKEYRVEGMPEEIEKLWQQGIAWLKDAGAEIVDITLPHTKYALPAYYIVAPAEASSNLARYDGVRYGLRVDGKDIVDMYEKTRAAGFGKEVKRRIMIGTYVLSAGYYDAYYLQAQKVRTLIKRDFEQVFDAGVDAILTPATPSSAFGVADEDLAADPVKMYLNDIFTVTVNMAGLPGIAVPAGLDHKGLPLGLQLIGKPFEEETLFKTAHVIEQAAGRFTPKKWW; from the coding sequence ATGACCGAACTCACCAGCCTCACCATTGCCGAAGCACGCGACAAGCTTAAGGCCAAGGACATCAAGGCCGTCGAACTGACGCAGGCGTATGTCGACGCCATCCGGGCAGCAAACGAGGCGATCAATGCCTATGTCGCGGTAACGCCGGAAAAGGCGCTACAGATGGCCAAGGCGTCGGATGAGCGGCTTGCCGGCGGCAAGGCCGGCGCGCTCGAAGGCATTCCGCTCGGCATCAAGGACCTGTTCGGCACGCGTGACGTTCACACCCAGGCCTGCTCGCACATCCTTGACGGCTTCCAGCCCAAGTATGAATCCACCGTCACCCAGAATCTCTGGAACGACGGCGCCGTGATGCTCGGCAAGCTCAACATGGACGAGTTCGCGATGGGCTCGTCCAACGAGACCTCCTACTACGGCCCCGTGATCAATCCTTGGCGGGCGGAAGGCTCCAATCAGCAGCTCGTGCCGGGTGGCTCGTCCGGTGGGTCTGCCGCTGCCGTTGCCGCGCATCTCTGCGCTGGCGCCACCGCGACCGACACCGGCGGCTCCATCCGCCAGCCGGCAGCCTTCACCGGAACCGTTGGGATTAAGCCGACCTATGGCCGCTGCTCGCGCTGGGGCGTCGTCGCCTTCGCGTCCTCCCTGGATCAGGCCGGACCGATCGCCCGCGACGTGCGCGACGCCGCAATCCTCCTGAAGTCGATGGCAAGCGTCGATGCCAAGGACACCACCTCCGTTGATCTGCCGGTTCCGGACTACGAATCCTCGCTCGGCCAGTCGGTCAAGGGCATGCGCATCGGCATCCCGAAGGAGTACCGGGTCGAGGGGATGCCGGAGGAGATCGAAAAGCTCTGGCAGCAGGGCATCGCCTGGCTGAAGGACGCCGGCGCCGAAATCGTCGACATCACGCTTCCCCACACGAAGTACGCGCTGCCTGCCTACTACATCGTTGCCCCGGCGGAGGCATCCTCGAACCTTGCCCGTTATGACGGTGTCCGCTACGGCCTGCGCGTCGACGGCAAGGACATCGTCGACATGTACGAGAAGACGCGCGCCGCCGGCTTTGGGAAGGAAGTCAAGCGCCGCATCATGATCGGTACCTATGTGCTTTCGGCCGGTTACTACGATGCCTATTACCTGCAGGCCCAGAAGGTCCGCACGCTTATCAAGCGCGATTTCGAGCAGGTCTTTGATGCTGGCGTCGATGCCATCCTGACGCCCGCCACCCCATCCTCCGCCTTCGGCGTCGCCGACGAGGATCTCGCTGCCGATCCGGTAAAGATGTACCTCAACGACATCTTCACTGTGACGGTGAACATGGCGGGCCTGCCGGGCATTGCCGTTCCCGCCGGTCTCGACCACAAGGGCCTGCCGCTCGGCCTGCAGCTGATCGGAAAGCCGTTCGAGGAAGAGACGCTGTTCAAGACCGCGCATGTCATCGAACAGGCCGCCGGCCGCTTCACGCCGAAGAAGTGGTGGTAG
- a CDS encoding TetR/AcrR family transcriptional regulator, translated as MRANVKETLLRNAAMLFSRSGYNAVSLRDVAKAAGVNVGSLTYHFGSKANLLREIYERHTHPMNARRLELLGEARRISDPDERLMAILRAYVVPAFVSSSDGDGGGAEFTRMRAVLSAEGNPDAQAIIADAFDQTSRTFIETLAECVPGASLESLVWRSQFLLGGLYYALINPERITRLSNGAVDGNDRDAAIEHLVEATYASFRSLSETASVVVAADNKTIRKASI; from the coding sequence ATGCGAGCAAACGTAAAAGAGACCCTCCTGCGAAACGCCGCCATGCTGTTCTCCCGCAGCGGCTACAATGCTGTCTCCCTCCGCGACGTGGCCAAGGCGGCAGGCGTCAATGTGGGGAGCCTGACCTATCATTTCGGCTCCAAGGCAAACCTTTTGCGGGAGATCTACGAGCGCCACACGCATCCCATGAACGCGCGGCGCCTGGAGCTTCTCGGGGAAGCGCGGCGGATCAGTGATCCCGACGAGCGCCTGATGGCGATCCTGCGAGCCTACGTGGTGCCGGCATTTGTCTCCTCTTCCGACGGCGACGGGGGCGGAGCGGAGTTCACCCGCATGCGGGCCGTTCTCTCCGCCGAAGGCAATCCGGACGCGCAGGCGATCATCGCCGATGCCTTCGACCAGACCAGCCGGACCTTCATCGAGACGCTGGCAGAGTGCGTGCCGGGTGCGTCGCTGGAAAGCCTCGTCTGGCGCAGCCAGTTCCTCCTCGGCGGTCTCTATTACGCCCTCATCAATCCCGAGCGCATCACCCGCCTCTCCAATGGGGCGGTGGACGGCAACGACCGCGACGCTGCCATCGAGCATCTTGTCGAGGCGACCTATGCCAGCTTCAGGAGCCTCTCGGAAACGGCATCGGTGGTCGTAGCTGCCGACAACAAAACTATCAGGAAAGCGAGTATCTGA
- a CDS encoding amidohydrolase family protein: protein MTSAPSPKDQQKRKPSFTAPALSCDAHCHVFGPAAVFPYAPDRRYTPQDAPKEALAALHERLGLERAVIVQASCHGTDNRAMLDAIAWRPDSYRGVAIVDDTFDDTALQALHDGGVRGVRFNFVKHLGGAPDMALFGRVIDRIKGCGWHVVLHLDAVDIVPLSDMIRRLPVPFVIDHMGRVETALGTQQPAFQSLLELARREDCWVKVCGSERISRYPFDAAIPFARALVEVSPERTLWGTDFPHPNLKEPVDEADLLDLVARIAPSGEERQRLLVDNPARLYGFTT from the coding sequence ATGACCTCTGCCCCGTCTCCCAAGGACCAGCAGAAGCGCAAGCCTAGCTTCACCGCGCCGGCGCTGAGCTGCGACGCGCATTGCCATGTCTTCGGCCCCGCCGCCGTATTTCCCTATGCGCCTGACCGGCGCTACACGCCACAGGATGCGCCAAAGGAGGCACTGGCTGCACTGCACGAGCGGCTCGGCCTGGAGCGGGCCGTGATCGTACAGGCAAGCTGCCACGGCACGGACAACCGGGCGATGCTCGATGCCATCGCTTGGCGCCCGGACAGCTACCGGGGTGTCGCCATCGTGGATGACACGTTCGATGACACGGCACTGCAAGCGCTCCACGACGGAGGCGTTCGCGGCGTCCGGTTCAACTTCGTCAAGCATCTGGGCGGCGCGCCGGACATGGCCCTTTTCGGCCGCGTCATCGACCGCATCAAGGGGTGCGGATGGCATGTCGTCCTGCATCTCGACGCGGTCGATATCGTGCCCCTCTCCGACATGATCCGCCGGCTGCCCGTACCCTTCGTGATCGACCACATGGGACGCGTCGAGACGGCTCTGGGGACGCAGCAGCCGGCATTCCAGTCCCTGCTGGAGCTCGCTCGCCGCGAGGACTGCTGGGTCAAGGTCTGCGGCTCCGAGCGGATCTCCCGTTATCCCTTCGATGCGGCCATTCCGTTCGCGCGGGCGCTGGTGGAGGTTAGCCCCGAGAGGACGCTGTGGGGCACAGATTTCCCGCATCCCAACCTGAAGGAGCCGGTCGACGAGGCGGATCTTCTCGACCTCGTTGCCCGGATCGCGCCGAGCGGGGAGGAGCGGCAGAGGCTGCTGGTCGACAATCCAGCCCGGCTCTACGGTTTTACAACCTGA
- a CDS encoding metal-dependent hydrolase: MKITWLGHSAFRIETAKAKILIDPFFTGNPAFAGLDAKDAAEGISHILLTHGHGDHVGDTIALAEETGAVVLANADLAAWLGKKGVAKVDMGNTGGTISFDGFTVTFTQAHHSSAQITEDGVSHSLGNANGLMLHFDDEPSVLHMGDTDIFTDMGLINELHQPDIGLVPIGDRFTMGGAVAALACQRFFDFKHAIPCHYGSFPIIDQTAEKFVKGMEGTRTRVEAPATGATLSF, translated from the coding sequence ATGAAGATCACCTGGCTAGGCCATTCCGCCTTCCGCATCGAAACGGCCAAGGCGAAGATCCTGATCGACCCGTTCTTCACCGGCAATCCGGCCTTTGCCGGCCTGGATGCCAAGGACGCAGCCGAAGGCATCAGCCATATCCTTCTTACCCACGGGCATGGTGATCACGTCGGGGATACCATTGCACTCGCAGAGGAAACCGGTGCCGTTGTTCTGGCCAATGCCGATCTGGCGGCCTGGCTCGGCAAGAAGGGCGTGGCGAAGGTCGACATGGGCAATACCGGCGGCACGATCTCCTTTGACGGCTTCACGGTGACGTTCACGCAGGCGCACCATTCCTCTGCGCAGATCACCGAGGATGGCGTCTCCCATTCCCTGGGCAACGCAAACGGCCTCATGCTGCATTTTGACGACGAGCCGTCCGTGCTGCACATGGGCGATACCGACATCTTCACCGACATGGGATTGATCAACGAACTGCATCAGCCGGATATTGGCCTGGTGCCGATCGGCGACCGGTTCACCATGGGCGGCGCCGTTGCAGCGCTGGCGTGCCAGCGCTTCTTCGACTTCAAGCATGCAATCCCCTGCCACTACGGTTCCTTCCCGATCATCGACCAGACGGCGGAGAAGTTCGTGAAGGGGATGGAGGGCACGCGGACCCGCGTGGAAGCGCCGGCGACGGGCGCGACGCTCAGCTTCTGA